A region of Prochlorococcus marinus subsp. pastoris str. CCMP1986 DNA encodes the following proteins:
- a CDS encoding winged helix DNA-binding protein, protein MTQAKLEGLLKIDNESYNLLRVLTMFMKLDNSQDVPLQAMAVFWYVATYQNCTKKDIEKYFDMSKASASRMTDYISRYHRLGKAGLGLVSKEQDPKDKRRTLLKLTRKGKDLIEKSFNTLYEDMKSFEAEFEE, encoded by the coding sequence ATGACCCAAGCAAAATTGGAGGGTTTATTAAAAATAGATAACGAATCATATAACCTTTTACGAGTCCTCACAATGTTCATGAAGTTAGATAATTCTCAGGACGTTCCTCTTCAGGCAATGGCAGTATTTTGGTACGTAGCAACCTATCAAAATTGTACTAAGAAGGATATTGAAAAATACTTCGATATGAGTAAAGCTAGTGCTTCAAGGATGACGGACTATATAAGTCGATATCATAGGCTAGGTAAGGCAGGCTTAGGTCTAGTTTCTAAAGAACAAGATCCAAAAGATAAAAGAAGAACACTTTTGAAACTTACAAGGAAAGGTAAAGATCTAATTGAAAAGTCTTTTAATACTCTCTATGAGGATATGAAAAGTTTTGAAGCTGAATTTGAAGAATAA
- a CDS encoding DUF3303 domain-containing protein yields MAHYHVHGLIPDGISQSEGYKMFEQYIASGSPMDNFEGFELISRLHAPETGEVFVTFKADNHLAISEHFGVWRAKFGLEWNITAVLNDEEVIQRNKQVADAVAAMG; encoded by the coding sequence ATGGCTCATTATCATGTTCATGGATTAATTCCTGATGGAATCTCTCAATCTGAAGGTTACAAAATGTTTGAGCAATATATTGCTTCCGGTTCACCAATGGATAACTTTGAAGGATTTGAATTAATAAGTAGACTTCATGCCCCTGAAACCGGAGAAGTCTTTGTGACTTTCAAAGCTGATAATCACTTAGCAATATCTGAACATTTCGGAGTATGGAGAGCAAAATTTGGCCTCGAATGGAATATCACTGCTGTTTTAAATGATGAAGAAGTCATTCAAAGAAATAAGCAGGTTGCAGATGCTGTTGCTGCGATGGGATAA
- a CDS encoding DsrE family protein: MSIITDNTVLVHIYSGLESQNKITLGLLVALTAEKNDHKVTLFLAGDGVDILNCKQAGEIVGQGTGDLYEHLENLKNSKVTIYVSGMSAKSRGYDEKLLNGYKAEFAMPDLLIEESIKADSVLCY; encoded by the coding sequence ATGTCTATCATTACCGACAATACAGTGCTAGTGCATATTTATAGCGGTTTAGAATCCCAAAATAAAATAACTTTAGGTTTACTTGTTGCACTTACTGCAGAAAAAAACGATCATAAAGTAACTCTTTTTCTGGCAGGAGACGGAGTAGACATATTAAATTGCAAACAAGCTGGAGAAATAGTTGGTCAAGGTACTGGAGATTTATACGAACATCTTGAAAATTTAAAAAATTCAAAAGTTACCATATATGTCTCAGGAATGTCAGCCAAATCTAGAGGTTACGATGAGAAGCTTCTAAATGGATATAAAGCAGAGTTTGCTATGCCTGATTTACTAATTGAAGAATCAATTAAAGCTGATAGTGTTCTTTGCTATTAA
- a CDS encoding cupredoxin domain-containing protein has protein sequence MRSLLFLPLLFGFSGPAIADSEVFKIDVSAESYRNYILSGTDRNGSVSGEDPTVTLNKGDTIIFDVDASRHPFYIKTEFSRGGGDQVITGTISGTPGTQNGKLSWNTTGVSAGKYFYVCSPHASFGMGGTIIVE, from the coding sequence ATGAGATCTCTTTTATTCTTACCTTTACTTTTTGGTTTCTCAGGACCAGCTATTGCAGATTCAGAAGTATTTAAAATAGATGTATCAGCAGAGAGTTATCGAAACTATATTCTTAGTGGAACTGATAGGAATGGATCTGTAAGTGGGGAAGATCCTACCGTTACACTGAATAAAGGAGACACAATTATTTTTGATGTTGATGCATCTCGTCATCCGTTCTATATAAAGACTGAATTTTCTCGTGGAGGTGGTGATCAGGTAATCACAGGGACAATTTCTGGAACTCCTGGAACGCAAAATGGAAAACTATCATGGAATACCACGGGCGTATCAGCAGGTAAATACTTTTATGTTTGTTCTCCGCATGCATCTTTTGGAATGGGCGGGACAATTATTGTTGAATAA
- a CDS encoding putative quinol monooxygenase → MPSFGSDTPFMLLAKLKIKEDKVAEYLEIADKTDKAVEADEPGMLHHTFDQDPDDPLCFVWSEVYKNDDALLAHLANPAVGEYLEAHAELGTDFSVEFYGTVGDKVIEAMKGTGVPFKVFKTQFGYSRF, encoded by the coding sequence ATGCCTAGTTTTGGATCAGACACTCCATTTATGCTTCTTGCAAAATTAAAGATTAAGGAAGATAAAGTTGCCGAATATTTAGAAATTGCTGATAAGACAGATAAGGCTGTTGAAGCAGACGAACCAGGAATGCTTCATCATACTTTTGATCAAGATCCAGACGATCCACTTTGTTTTGTATGGTCAGAAGTTTATAAAAACGATGATGCTTTACTTGCACATTTAGCTAATCCAGCAGTAGGTGAATATCTTGAAGCTCATGCTGAGTTAGGGACTGATTTTTCTGTTGAATTTTACGGGACTGTGGGAGATAAAGTGATTGAAGCTATGAAAGGAACTGGGGTTCCTTTTAAAGTCTTCAAAACACAATTCGGTTATAGCAGGTTTTAA
- a CDS encoding DUF3303 domain-containing protein — MQTYIVQWQFPSMEASMKATKTFTDYVKEGSPYDSFEGFKVLNRVLNPQGANGWAIVQASDHSKIWQWCQPWSAGFGNEIEVTPVLTDEEFVAVTDQIETAA; from the coding sequence ATGCAAACATACATAGTTCAATGGCAGTTCCCATCAATGGAAGCTTCAATGAAAGCAACCAAAACATTTACTGATTATGTAAAAGAGGGATCTCCCTATGACAGTTTCGAAGGATTCAAAGTTTTAAATAGAGTTTTAAATCCTCAGGGAGCTAATGGTTGGGCAATAGTTCAAGCTTCTGACCATTCAAAAATTTGGCAGTGGTGTCAGCCTTGGAGTGCTGGCTTTGGAAATGAAATAGAAGTAACACCTGTTCTTACTGATGAAGAGTTCGTTGCAGTTACAGATCAGATAGAAACAGCGGCGTAA
- a CDS encoding ABC transporter substrate-binding protein yields MLNPVNNSTKKYNFKCGPSSADNSDQFQDNSQNSLNNLLNPANNHGYLCACVECRPIGNDHENFMSDMPDDPVEIISDFSRMGLIKNQAYEVADAISTAEMRDLLFYKNASNGDPYKEKLLRELAKEAGGLDQAFRAAFGPQAGKFFANTRASSPMGRRAFLSSLAAGAALITVACSNQNKPTKQPIDDTPININNLEKQTLRVGFIPITCASPIIMAEPMGFYNKFGMDVKVVKMPSWGAVRDSAIAGELDAYHMLAPMPISMTLGLGTSPFSVKLASIENINGQAITVANRHKGKVKGPADMKGFIFGVPFPYSMHNLLLRYYLAKGGVDPDKDVQIRPVPPPDSIAQLVAGDIDAYLMPDPFNQRAVYEDAGFIHLLTKELWPGHPCCAFAAGEPWINEHPETFRALNKSIIDAAAYVSTPSNRKEVAKAISGRGFLNQPTEVVEAVLTGKFEDGLGKTQNVPDRIDFKPYPWQSFSHWIQSQLIRWDLGGAVAAIQAGDFNPNSASIFLTDEAQALEREMGGNPPTARFRKEVLAYDEFDPSNPIKYVKDQIKRDGF; encoded by the coding sequence ATGCTTAATCCAGTAAATAATTCTACTAAAAAGTATAATTTTAAATGTGGTCCCTCATCTGCAGATAATTCAGATCAGTTCCAAGATAATTCTCAAAATTCATTAAATAATCTTTTAAATCCAGCTAATAATCATGGATATTTGTGTGCATGCGTTGAATGCAGACCAATAGGTAATGATCATGAAAACTTCATGTCAGATATGCCGGACGATCCAGTAGAGATAATATCTGATTTTTCTCGCATGGGTCTTATCAAAAATCAGGCTTACGAAGTAGCTGATGCCATTTCTACTGCAGAAATGCGAGATCTTTTATTCTACAAAAATGCATCTAATGGTGATCCTTATAAAGAGAAATTATTAAGAGAATTAGCTAAAGAGGCTGGTGGATTAGATCAAGCATTTAGAGCTGCCTTTGGACCTCAAGCAGGTAAGTTTTTTGCAAATACAAGGGCTTCATCTCCTATGGGTAGGAGAGCTTTTTTATCGAGTCTTGCAGCAGGTGCAGCTTTAATTACAGTAGCTTGTTCTAATCAAAATAAACCTACAAAACAACCTATTGATGATACACCGATAAATATTAATAACTTAGAAAAACAAACTTTACGAGTTGGTTTTATCCCAATAACATGTGCTTCGCCAATCATTATGGCAGAACCAATGGGCTTTTATAACAAGTTTGGAATGGATGTCAAAGTTGTTAAAATGCCAAGCTGGGGAGCTGTAAGAGATTCTGCCATAGCAGGTGAATTAGATGCTTACCATATGCTAGCTCCGATGCCAATTTCTATGACTCTTGGTCTAGGAACTTCACCATTTAGCGTAAAACTAGCAAGTATTGAAAATATTAATGGTCAAGCAATTACTGTTGCTAATCGTCATAAAGGCAAAGTAAAAGGACCTGCGGATATGAAAGGCTTCATTTTTGGAGTCCCTTTCCCTTATTCAATGCATAATCTTCTTTTGAGATATTATCTTGCAAAAGGTGGTGTTGATCCAGATAAAGACGTTCAAATTCGTCCTGTTCCACCCCCAGATAGTATTGCTCAATTAGTTGCAGGTGATATTGATGCTTACTTAATGCCTGATCCATTTAACCAAAGAGCCGTTTATGAAGATGCAGGATTCATTCATCTTCTTACAAAAGAATTATGGCCTGGTCATCCATGCTGTGCATTTGCAGCAGGAGAGCCTTGGATAAATGAGCACCCTGAAACTTTTAGAGCGCTCAATAAATCAATTATCGATGCGGCAGCCTATGTTTCAACACCTTCAAATAGAAAGGAGGTAGCTAAGGCTATTTCGGGAAGAGGTTTTTTAAATCAACCTACTGAAGTTGTTGAAGCAGTTCTTACAGGTAAATTTGAAGACGGATTAGGTAAAACTCAAAACGTGCCTGACCGAATTGATTTTAAACCTTATCCTTGGCAGAGTTTTTCTCATTGGATACAATCTCAGCTTATAAGATGGGATCTAGGAGGGGCTGTAGCGGCTATTCAGGCTGGTGATTTTAACCCAAATAGTGCCTCTATTTTTCTAACTGATGAAGCTCAGGCATTAGAAAGAGAAATGGGAGGTAATCCACCTACCGCTAGGTTTAGAAAAGAAGTTTTGGCTTATGATGAATTTGATCCAAGTAATCCAATCAAATATGTCAAAGATCAAATAAAAAGAGACGGTTTCTAA
- the ntrB gene encoding nitrate ABC transporter permease has translation MNKVISKRLTFVVTIFSLLIFIIIWQIIAQQGLLVKNFPGSFKTINALIWWVSDPFFDNGPNDLGIGFNLLISLRRVLIGYSLAVLVAIPLGVLMGMSKLAQSSLNPYVQLLKPVSPLAWLPVGLFVFRNSEITGIFVIFITSIWPTLINTAFGVASINPDYLRVSKSLGASKSITIRRVILPAIMPNILAGMRISMGTAWLVIVAAEMLLGTGIGYFIWNEWNNLSLENIFVAIIIIGFTGFILDQFFGFLQDKFDYSI, from the coding sequence ATGAATAAGGTTATTTCCAAAAGACTTACTTTTGTAGTTACTATTTTCAGTCTTTTAATTTTCATAATTATCTGGCAAATAATTGCTCAACAGGGTTTGTTAGTTAAAAATTTTCCAGGCTCATTTAAAACTATAAATGCTTTGATTTGGTGGGTATCTGATCCGTTTTTTGATAATGGCCCAAATGATTTAGGGATTGGATTTAATTTACTCATAAGTTTGAGAAGAGTTTTAATTGGCTATAGTCTTGCCGTTTTAGTAGCTATTCCATTAGGTGTATTAATGGGGATGTCTAAATTGGCTCAATCATCTCTCAATCCATATGTTCAACTACTTAAACCAGTTTCTCCATTAGCTTGGCTACCTGTAGGACTATTTGTTTTTAGAAATTCAGAAATCACCGGTATTTTTGTTATTTTTATTACTAGTATTTGGCCTACTTTAATAAATACTGCTTTTGGTGTTGCAAGCATTAATCCTGATTATTTAAGAGTATCTAAATCCTTAGGCGCAAGTAAATCAATAACTATTAGAAGAGTTATTTTGCCAGCAATTATGCCAAATATTTTGGCAGGCATGAGAATTTCTATGGGAACGGCATGGCTTGTGATTGTAGCTGCTGAAATGTTGTTGGGAACTGGAATTGGTTATTTTATTTGGAACGAATGGAATAATTTATCTCTCGAAAATATATTTGTAGCAATCATTATCATTGGATTTACCGGTTTTATTTTAGATCAATTTTTTGGTTTTCTTCAAGATAAGTTCGATTACAGTATTTAG
- a CDS encoding ABC transporter ATP-binding protein has product MQKNSNSKKNSTHLELAKLGKIFFKEKKFFDFYSKHKKSSFEAIKNINLKIEKNTFVSIIGPSGCGKSTLLNLIAGLQAPTSGKIIIDGLAIKGPGPDRGVIFQNYALMPWLTTIQNIEFALNTVFPEKTKPDIKERAINYLRMVGLEKASNKFPKELSGGMKQRVAIARALSINPNMLLMDEPFGALDALTRSYLQEELLSIWRKNKVTVVLITHSIEEALLLSDKIILMSSGPSATISEEISVDLDRPRDRQNIEQDPKYLKIKMRLEKHLLRETRAVEEVT; this is encoded by the coding sequence ATGCAAAAAAATTCAAATTCAAAAAAAAATTCAACTCATCTAGAACTGGCTAAACTAGGAAAAATTTTTTTCAAAGAAAAAAAATTTTTTGATTTCTATTCAAAACATAAAAAGAGTTCATTTGAGGCAATTAAGAATATTAATTTAAAAATAGAAAAAAATACATTTGTTTCGATAATTGGCCCTTCTGGTTGTGGTAAATCAACTTTATTAAATTTAATAGCGGGCTTACAAGCTCCAACATCAGGAAAAATTATTATTGATGGGTTGGCAATAAAAGGGCCGGGTCCAGATAGAGGTGTTATTTTTCAAAATTATGCTCTAATGCCATGGTTGACAACTATTCAGAATATTGAGTTTGCACTTAATACTGTTTTCCCAGAAAAAACAAAACCTGATATTAAAGAAAGAGCTATAAATTATCTCAGAATGGTGGGTTTAGAAAAAGCTTCAAATAAATTCCCAAAGGAGTTGTCAGGAGGGATGAAACAAAGAGTTGCAATAGCAAGAGCTCTTTCTATAAATCCAAATATGTTATTGATGGATGAACCATTTGGTGCTCTTGATGCATTAACTAGATCCTATTTACAAGAAGAATTATTGTCTATTTGGCGAAAAAATAAAGTAACAGTCGTTTTAATTACTCATAGTATTGAAGAAGCTTTACTCTTGTCAGACAAAATTATCTTGATGTCAAGTGGACCATCTGCAACAATTTCTGAGGAAATTTCAGTTGATTTGGACAGACCACGTGATAGGCAAAATATAGAACAAGACCCTAAATATTTAAAAATAAAAATGCGTCTTGAGAAGCATTTATTAAGAGAAACAAGAGCAGTAGAAGAGGTGACTTAG
- the cynS gene encoding cyanase, translating to MTLPSLTKLLLKAKKEKNLSFEDLGNLINRDEVWVASLFYGQATASEEEATSLIAALDLTSDLKEDLSTPPVKGCLDPVIPTDPLIYRFYEIMQVYGLPMKDVIQEKFGDGIMSAIDFSIEVDKVEDPKGDRVLVKMCGKFLPYKKW from the coding sequence ATGACTTTACCATCATTAACTAAATTATTATTAAAAGCAAAAAAGGAAAAAAATCTATCATTTGAAGATTTAGGAAATTTAATTAATCGAGATGAAGTTTGGGTAGCAAGTCTTTTCTACGGTCAAGCCACTGCTTCAGAAGAGGAAGCTACTTCTTTGATAGCCGCACTAGACTTGACCTCAGATTTAAAAGAAGATTTATCAACTCCTCCAGTTAAAGGATGTTTAGACCCTGTTATTCCTACGGATCCTCTTATCTATAGATTTTATGAAATAATGCAAGTTTATGGACTCCCAATGAAAGATGTTATTCAAGAAAAATTTGGAGATGGCATTATGAGTGCAATTGACTTTTCTATTGAAGTTGACAAGGTCGAAGACCCAAAGGGAGATAGGGTTCTAGTTAAAATGTGTGGGAAATTCTTACCCTATAAAAAATGGTAG
- a CDS encoding TatA/E family twin arginine-targeting protein translocase, which translates to MNIFGIGLPEIIVILILGLLIFGPKRLPQLGKTIGKTLKGIQTASKEFESEINKTLQLNENDD; encoded by the coding sequence ATGAATATATTTGGAATTGGTTTACCAGAAATAATTGTAATTTTAATTCTAGGTTTACTTATCTTTGGTCCTAAACGTCTGCCTCAACTTGGTAAGACTATAGGTAAAACTTTAAAAGGAATACAAACTGCTTCTAAAGAATTTGAGAGTGAAATCAATAAAACCTTACAGTTAAATGAGAATGATGATTAA
- the lptC gene encoding LPS export ABC transporter periplasmic protein LptC → MKLSLLSAVLFLFTEISFAQEKLNYTVTSDSQIQSIKGNFEAIGNVIIKSTNNNFEASSNKLTYDKDAKTLKLVGNVFVKNLESEGLSIQKSYGDELTIFTDSGLFKFNSENKNRVKTKLKF, encoded by the coding sequence ATGAAACTCTCACTACTTTCAGCAGTGCTATTTCTTTTCACTGAAATTTCATTTGCACAAGAGAAACTGAATTACACGGTTACATCTGATTCTCAAATACAAAGTATTAAAGGCAATTTTGAAGCTATTGGAAATGTAATTATCAAAAGTACTAACAATAATTTTGAAGCCTCCTCAAATAAGCTTACTTACGACAAAGATGCGAAAACTTTAAAACTAGTTGGAAATGTATTTGTTAAAAATTTAGAATCTGAAGGTTTATCTATCCAGAAATCATATGGCGATGAATTGACTATATTTACTGATTCGGGACTTTTTAAATTTAATTCTGAAAATAAAAATAGAGTAAAAACAAAACTTAAATTTTAA
- a CDS encoding DUF3303 domain-containing protein — MLYVQHWSFKAGYHQKGAEKFLGGGGDYPGVEMIGRYHAPGSLEGWIVLKTDDPKAIYQHAAEWGEFLNWETTPVFTDEEAGPLVAKVYS, encoded by the coding sequence ATGCTTTATGTTCAGCATTGGTCATTTAAGGCCGGATATCATCAAAAAGGTGCAGAAAAATTTCTTGGTGGTGGGGGAGATTATCCTGGAGTTGAGATGATTGGAAGATATCACGCACCTGGTTCTTTAGAGGGTTGGATAGTTTTAAAGACTGATGATCCAAAAGCAATATATCAACATGCCGCTGAATGGGGTGAATTTCTAAATTGGGAAACCACACCTGTATTTACTGATGAGGAAGCTGGTCCATTAGTTGCCAAAGTCTACTCATAG
- a CDS encoding DUF3303 domain-containing protein, producing MLFLISYKFSDANAQEKGAKMLTEWYDKGGPQNRPEGYNVKSWIFLPQHGNGYSVVNTDSLETIWRQWRPWRELMEITIEPCADLDETVALYR from the coding sequence ATGCTTTTTCTAATTTCTTATAAATTTTCTGACGCAAACGCCCAAGAGAAAGGGGCGAAAATGCTAACTGAATGGTACGACAAAGGAGGTCCACAAAATAGACCAGAGGGATATAACGTTAAATCTTGGATTTTCTTACCTCAACATGGAAACGGTTACTCTGTGGTAAATACGGATTCTCTAGAAACTATTTGGCGTCAATGGCGACCTTGGAGAGAATTAATGGAGATTACTATTGAACCTTGCGCAGATTTAGATGAAACAGTAGCTCTATATCGTTAA
- a CDS encoding DUF1348 family protein, whose translation MSIKPPIPPFNFETAIKKVRLAENAWNTKDPVTVSHAYTEDSFWRNRSEFIKGREEIIEFLKRKWIKEIDYKLIKELWAYDKNRISVRFQYEWHDPEFNYFRAYGNENWEFSETGLMSRREASINDISIDKKDCLFTWGDGPRPKDFPGLTELGI comes from the coding sequence ATGTCAATAAAACCACCTATTCCTCCGTTCAATTTTGAAACAGCTATTAAAAAAGTAAGATTAGCTGAAAATGCATGGAATACAAAAGATCCTGTAACAGTATCACATGCTTATACAGAAGATAGTTTTTGGCGAAATAGAAGCGAATTTATTAAAGGAAGAGAAGAAATTATAGAGTTTTTAAAACGCAAATGGATCAAGGAAATTGACTATAAACTTATCAAAGAATTATGGGCTTATGATAAAAATAGAATTTCTGTACGTTTTCAATATGAATGGCACGATCCAGAATTTAATTATTTTCGTGCATATGGTAATGAAAATTGGGAATTTTCTGAAACAGGTTTAATGAGTAGAAGAGAGGCGAGCATAAATGATATTTCTATAGATAAAAAAGATTGTCTTTTTACATGGGGAGATGGACCCCGTCCAAAAGATTTTCCTGGACTCACAGAGCTAGGGATTTGA
- a CDS encoding SIMPL domain-containing protein gives MKIIKYLRSLPGDSLSIIRRTPPLVFAMAVLSLGGFIGASTVLVRGFRTVENTITVTGASTESFESDIAKWSVQVKTSGKTQIDSFTKHKQSINKTMEFLNANGIKDSVKQDVYLGPASISEYKTKHPKTNEIIRTEWITYQNIEIESRDVYNIQKTHSQITELLGKGVRVKPSRPEFTYSKLADKRVDMLAKAAKDARVRAEAIALQAGSEVGGLKRVNTGVFQITVPNSTSVSSWGSYDTSTIKKDITAVMGVTFAVK, from the coding sequence ATGAAAATCATTAAATATCTCAGGTCGCTTCCAGGCGATTCTCTGAGTATTATTCGCCGTACCCCGCCACTCGTATTTGCAATGGCAGTTTTGTCTCTTGGGGGTTTTATAGGTGCATCCACTGTTCTTGTCAGAGGGTTCAGGACTGTGGAGAATACGATTACTGTTACTGGTGCTAGTACTGAGAGTTTTGAAAGTGATATAGCAAAATGGTCTGTCCAGGTAAAGACCTCAGGTAAAACTCAGATTGACTCATTTACCAAGCATAAACAGTCTATAAACAAGACAATGGAATTTCTTAACGCCAATGGAATTAAGGACAGCGTGAAGCAAGACGTTTATCTTGGTCCTGCAAGTATTAGTGAATATAAAACTAAGCATCCAAAGACTAATGAAATCATTAGAACTGAATGGATCACTTATCAGAATATTGAGATTGAGAGTAGGGATGTTTATAACATCCAGAAGACTCATAGTCAGATAACAGAATTGCTTGGTAAAGGTGTAAGAGTAAAACCAAGTCGTCCTGAATTTACCTATTCAAAACTTGCTGATAAAAGAGTTGATATGCTCGCTAAGGCAGCGAAAGATGCAAGAGTAAGAGCCGAGGCAATTGCTTTACAGGCAGGTTCTGAAGTAGGTGGTTTGAAAAGAGTTAATACTGGAGTTTTTCAGATAACAGTTCCTAATTCCACAAGTGTAAGCAGCTGGGGATCTTATGACACGTCTACTATAAAGAAAGATATTACTGCCGTAATGGGAGTAACTTTCGCTGTTAAATAA